GATAGTATTCGTACTTTCCTTCGACCGAGTGGCGCTTGTTGAACGCATGGTCGATGAACACGGTCATCGCACCTTCCGGCTTATACTCGTCGTCGGGGCTCCCATACTCTTTGGAGAAACCAGAACCGAGTTCGACCGTCAGGTCGGTATCCGCCGTTTTCACCACTTCATAGCCCATACCGGCACTGATCCAGAGTCGCAGATCGAAGTCTTTGAACTCGTCATATTCCATGCCGTTTTTGGCGTAGACGTGCCAACGTTTGTTGACGAACGGCCACTCGATCTTGGCATTGAACAGCGAGTTGTTTTGCGTTCGCTTGCCATCGTTACTGGTTCGCGCGTAGATGATGTCCACCAATGTTTTGGTCGCGGCGCCTTCTCGTTTGATCTTGCCGCCAGAACGCAAACTGAGCGAATCGGTATTGCCGGTCTGACCGTTGATCCCCAGTTCAAAAGAACTGTCCCACTTGGCCGGACCAAACCAATAGTCGATATGGACAAACTCCCCACCGGGAACATAGCCCAAATATCCGTAATCTGGATCGCCGATCGTTTCGGCTTCGATCGTCCCATCGGCTGGGTCCAGCTCTGGCATGTCAGGGATCGGAATCGGTTCGTATTCGAAGTTGCATAGCGTCGCTGGAGCGAAATCGCCATCCACGAACATCGCCGCCACATCGACCTCACGCGTCTCCGCCGGCGCAGACGCATCGAAGCCGTCGAAATGGGCGTAGGACGCATCTTGCGCCAACGCATTAGTCGCCATGAATGCGACCAGCAGCCAAGTCGAGATTGGAAAGGATCGAAAAATCATGAGGGTAAACATCTCTGCAAGAACTTTCACGCAGTAAAGCAGAGAACTCGGGGGCCTGCGGGCTAATGGTCTTCCGTACGCGAATTACAGCATTTCGCCGCAATCGCCCTCCCGCCAGAAAACAGCGGGGCGTCGGCTTATACAAAATTGCCGCAAAGGGGACAACGCCGATGCCCCGACCGAATCGTCTGGGAGGCGCCACGCGGAGGCGTGAACTACAATTGACGGTTGCACTTAAGAAATACCACCGGGAGAGTAGACCATGCGGATTTGGGGCGTGATGCTGGCGCTAGCGATGATGGCCGGAAGCCTATACGGCGGCGATTCGTCAGCGATCGTATACCGTGGAGCCAAAATCTTGACTGCGGCCAGTCAGACCTATAGTCCCGGCGCACTCGTTGTTTCCGGCGGCACGATCGTCGCGGTGGGGGATTCCCAGCGAATTAAGACCCCTCAGGACGCTACCGAGATCGACTTGACCGGCCAAGTGATTATCCCAGGACTGGTCGACACGCATTCGCATATCGGCTTATTTGGCCGACCCGGCGGAGGGAATGACGCGAACGAGGTCTCAGGCCCGGTCCAATCGATCGTCCGTGCGCTCGATTCGCTCAACCCGTTTGATCCCGGCATTCGCATCGCCCAATCGGGCGGCGTCACCACGGCCAACATCATGCCGGGAAGCGCCAACGTGATCGGTGGGCAAACGATCTACATCAAGCTAAGCGGGCACAGTCCCACGGCGATGTCGCTAGCAACGCCCGAGAATCTGGGTGGGCTCAAAATGGCCAACGGTGACAACCCCAAGGGAGTTTACGGAGGTCGCGGGCAAGCGCCGGCGACGCGCATGAAGGTCGCTTCGTTGCAGCGGAGCGAATTTTTAAAGGCGAAGCAGTATCGCGAAAAGTGGTCGAAATATCGCGAGAAACTCGCTGCTGGCGAAACGCCTGATCCGCCAACAGTCGATCTGGCGATGGAGCCGCTGTTGGAAGTCTTGGATGGTCGCCGCACCGTTCATTTTCATACCCACCGCGCCGACGACATTCTGACGACGCTCCGCTTGAAAGAAGAATTTGGTTTCGACCTGGTTATCCAGCACGGAACCGAAGCATTCAAAGTGATCGATCAGATCGCCAAATCGGGCGCGATTGTTTCGCACACGATCGTCGATAGTCCCGGCGGCAAACCAGAAACCGTCGAGTGGTATGACGAGACGGCGGCGATGTTGAATGAGGCCGGCGTCAAAGTTGTCATCAATACCGATGACCCGGTGACCGACAGCCGCTTCTTGCTGCGAACCGCAGCTACGGCGATTCGCGGCGGACTGCCGGAAGAAACCGCGCTGCGTGCGCTGACGTTGCACGCAGCCCAAGCGATGCACTTGGAGGATAAGATCGGCAGCCTGGAAAAAGGGAAGGACGCCGACTTTGTCGTGCTGAGCGGCGATCCATTTAGTATTTATACGCGCGTGCTGCAAACCTATATCGACGGCGAGTGCGTCTTTGATCTGAATGACGCCGAAGAGCAGCGTTATCAGGTCGGCGGCTTCGCGTTGGCTGGTTCGACCGAAGTTCCTTTTTATGAGCCGATCGCTCCACCGACCACTGCTTTTGCGGCGCCCAAGCTGCCCAAAGACGCGAAACGGCCTGATAAAGACGCAACCGAGTTTGTGGTCGTCGCCGGCTTGGTGCATACCGTCTCGGGCAAAGCGATCAAGAATGGCGTCGTCCATGTGAAGGCTGGCAAGCTCGAACATGTCGGCCCACGCAAAGGGTTCAAGTTTCCCAAAAACGTCGCGGTGATCGAAGCCAATGCGATCACTCCCGGTTTGATTGACGCTTACTCTTCGGTGCCGCTGTCGGGAATGGTCAACATCGACGCCGATCAAGAAGCGAACGAAAAAGGAGGTGCGTCGCACCCGGATGTCCGCGCGACCGACGGTTTCAACCCCAGTGAACCGCTGCTGCGTCATCTGTTGGCTAACGGCATCACGCTGGTTCATTCTTGCCCTGGTCGACGGAACGTGATCGCCGGACAGTCAGGGCTGTTCCGCACGTATGGAACCGACGTCCAAGAAATGACGGTCCGCTTTCCTCAAGCGATGGTCTTCAACATTGGTAACTCCGCTAAAGGGCATGGAGGAGGCGACACGCGCATGGGCGTCGCCGCGGGAATTCGCAAAACGTTGTCGGACGCCGGCAACTATCGCCGAGATCGACAAAAAAAGATCGATAAAGGAGAGTCGGTCGATCCCGACCTAGCGAAAGATCCGCTGGCCGACCTGCTCGACAAAAAATTGCCGGCGCTATTTGTCGCCGATCGAGCTGATGACCTACAGACCGCGCTGCGATTGGCCGACGAGTTTCATTTTGATCTGCAATTTGGTCTGGCGACCGAAGCGTATCGCGTCGCCGATGCGATCAAAGCGGCCGGCGTACCGATCTTGGTTCATCCGACGCAACAGAAGAACGGCGATCTCAGCAAAATCAATACGCTGACGACAAACGCCGCTTACCTGGCGGAGCAAGAAATTCTGTTGGCGATGGGAAGCGGATTTGAAGGATACGTTCCTAAGACGTTTGTCGTTCGCCTGGAAGCAGGCCTCGCCGCCGCTCATGGACTTGGCTTTGATCGCGCCTTGAAAGCGTTGACGCTTGACGCGGCGAAGATCTTGAAGGTCGATGACCGGTTCGGAAGTCTCGAAGCGGGCAAAGTGGCCGACATCGTGCTATATGACGGCGATCCGCTGGAGCAGACGACGCATGTGGTCGCGGTGATCGTGGATGGCAAAGTGGTCTACGATCGCGCAACCGCGGTGAAGATTCCGCTGGCCGAGCGATTTTATGAAACGCTTGTTTCGCCACCCTGTTGCTTGACGTTTTAAGGTAGTTTGAGCCGCCGTATCTGCCAAACTTAACGTCAGATTCGACGAAGCCGAGATGCAAATCTCGGCTTTTTTCGTTCATTTGCGCCAATATGCATCCTCGCCTTCCCGCGCAGCATCGAAAACAATAAACGTAAAGAAGCAAAGATGGAATCGAAGCATCACCTAGAAGGAATCGCAAAAATGGCGAAAGATCCGATCTGCGGAATGGATGTCGATCCCGACCACGCCATCAGTCTAGAGCGTGACGGGAAGACGTTTTACTTCTGCAGCGAGCACTGTCACACCAAGTTTGCGGCCCAGTCGGTTGTGCACGCTCCGGAAGCGGACGACGCCGAGCATTTGTGCTGTCACGGACATGATCCTCAACACGCGGCGCATGGTGACCAACTCCCACAACTGTCGACTGGTGATCCCCAAAAGTCATCCCGATCGCAATCGACCGCCGCGTACGTTTGTCCGATGTGCCCTGGCGTCGAAAGCGACAAGCCGGGGAGTTGCCCCAAGTGCGGCATGTCGCTGGAGAAAAATCCGACGGCGGCCAAGGCTAAACAGAAGGCGATCTATACCTGTCCGATGCATCCCGAGGTAGAGCAAGATCACCCTGGCTCGTGCCCCAAGTGCGGGATGGACTTGGAAAAAAAGGATATCACGGCCGACAGCGATGAGCACGAAGATGATGAACTAAACGACATGACGCTGCGGTTTTGGATCGCCACCGCGTTGGCCTTGCCGGTCTTTGTACTGGCGATGGGACCGATGGTGGGCGTGCCGTTTCATCAGTGGCTGGGACCGGCTTACGCCTGGGTGCAGTTGGCGCTGAGCACCCCGGTCGTGCTATGGGCAGGCTGGCCGTTTTTTGTAAGAGGCGGTCGATCGTTTGTGACTGGTCACTTGAACATGTTCACGCTGATCGCGGTCGGTACCGGCGCCGCCTATTTGTATAGCGTGCTCGGCGTGCTGTTACCTGGCATGATCCCCGACGCGTTTAAACATGAAGGGCAAGTCGAAGTTTATTTTGAAGCAGCTTCGGTAATTATTGCGCTGGTGCTGCTGGGGCAAGTCTTGGAACTGCGCGCACGCCGAAAGACGAGCGGCGCGATCCGCGAGTTGATCGCACTCGCGCCGCCGGTGGCGCATCGCGTGCGTGACGGAAAGGAAACGGACGTCGATCTCGACGACGTGCAAACCGGCGATCTATTGCGTGTTCGCCCCGGCGAAAAGATCCCCGTCGACGGGCGCGTGACGGAAGGGGATAGCAGCGTTGACGAATCGATGCTGACCGGCGAACCGAACCCGGTGAAGAAGTCGACCGGCGAAGAAGTGATCGGCGGCACGGTCAACGGAACGGGATCGTTTTTGATGGAAGCGGAAAAAGTGGGCGAAGAGACCGTCTTGTCGCATATCGTTGACATGGTCGCCAACGCCCAACGCAGCCGTGCGCCGATCCAACGCATCGCCGATCAGGTCGCTGGTTACTTCGTTCCGGCGGTGTTGGGGATTTCGTTGATCACATTTATCGTCTGGGCGATTGCTCGTCCTGAAGAGCCGGCGCTGGCCTGGGCTTTGGTGAACGCGGTGGCGGTGCTCATCATCGCATGTCCCTGTGCGCTCGGACTGGCGACGCCGATGTCGATCATGGTCGGAGTTGGTCGCGGAGCGGCCGAAGGAGTGCTGATCAAAGATGCCGAGGTGCTGGAGCGACTCGAAAGCGTCACCGCGATCGTGGTTGATAAAACCGGTACGCTGACTGCCGGCAAGCCGAAGCTGACCGAATTTGAAGCGCTCGAAAAACTCTCCCCCAGCGGCGTCTTACGCATGGCTGCCGCCGTCGAACAAAACAGCGAACATCCGTTGGCGCGCTCGATTGTCGCCGGCGCCGAGGAACAGGGAATCGAGCTTCCCCGCGTCGCCAACTTTGACTCAATCCCCGGTGGTGGAGTCAGCGGTGAAGTCGAAGGACGCCAAGTGTTGATCGGCAACGCCTTGCTGCTCGAAGAACGAAAAATCGAAAATGCCGGCGCGATGAACGAGCGCGTCGCCGAGTTGCAGAGTCAAGGAAGGACGGCGATGTTCGTCGCGCTCGACGGCAAACTGGCCGGACTAGTCGCCGTCGCCGATCCGATCAAAGATTCGACCCCCGAGGCGATTCGTCAATTGCATGACCTAGGGCTGAAGGTGATCATGTTGACCGGTGACAACGAGCGGACCGCCGCGTCGGTCGCCCAACAGCTGGGAATTGACGACTTTACCGCTGAGGTTCGCCCTGAACAGAAACAGCAACGCGTCGCTCAGTTGAAGAAGGAGGGCTACATCGTCGCGATGGCCGGTGACGGCGTGAACGATGCGCCAGCCCTTGCCGCGGCTGATGTCGGAGTCGCAATGGGCGCCGGATCGGATGTTGCGATCGAATCTGCCGGCGTGACGCTGGTCAAAGGAGACCTGCGAGGAATCGTCCGGAGCGTGCAACTAAGTCGTCGCACGATGCAGAACATCCGTCAGAATTTGTTCTTCGCATTCGCCTACAACGTGATCGGAATTCCGATCGCGGCCGGCGTGCTCTATCCTATCTCGGCCCACCTGCTGCTCAACCCGATGATCGCGGCTGCGGCGATGAGCTTTAGTTCGGTCTCAGTGATCGCGAATTCGTTGCGACTGAGAAGCGTGAAGCTGGACTAGCGCGGCGGTATGACTCGCGTGCCACGGCTCTGTGAGCCATGCGACTTCGAGGGCTTCGGCACAGCTCACAGAGCCGTGGCACGCCGGGAAGATCTACTCGCCAGGATCGCCGATACGGCGGAGGAGGACCGAGATGCGGGCCTGCAGGTCGAGTAGGTTTTGCCATTCACGCGTATCCAGCGCTACCTTCTCGGCCGCTTCGTTCACTTCGACCGAGAGCAGCAGATGGCGGATGCGAATGTGGACGTACTCTAACAGCTCGGCCAACTGCGCCGCTTGAGCCGGACTAAGACGCTCCGGCAACTCCGGCGGTTCCAGCGAGTAGATCGCGGCCTGCAGATCTTCTTCCTGGTTGTTCCAATTCAGCTCAAATTCGAGGGAAGACGCGCTGTCGCTGGGGGATTGCGGACCTTGCGTCTGCTCTTCTTCGCCTCGTTCTTTTTGCCGTTGCACCCGCAACTGGGCAAGTCGATCGGCGATTTCGTCTTCGGAGCCGTACAGGATGACCGAACGGCCGACATGAATCATGTCGCCGTATCGCAGAATACGGAGGTGAATATCTTCGCCGTTGACCCGAGTGCCGTTGGTGCTTTCGAGATCGGCTAGGACCACTTTGCCGTGATCTTCCTGAATTTTGATGTGGAACCGGCTGACCCGTTCGTCCTTCAACTGGAGGGTATTCCCCTCTTCTCGGCCGATGGTTACCGGAGTTTCCAGTTGATCAAACACCGAACCGCGGTCCGCGCCGTCGATGATGCGTAATGTAACCAGCGCCATGATAAGAATTTACTGCGGCCGTGAACCCAATTCCAGGAAAGCCCTCTATTATTGCGCAAGCCGGCCCTGGTGGCGAGTATAGCGCTGATTCGGCCGTTTGGCGGTGCTGGCGCCATTGCTGCGAGCGGGCAAAATGGTATTATTTGCGGTGCTGCACGCTGGGTGACGCTCAGCGTATGCGCAACTGCTGACCGTAAAGGCGGTGAATCGCGGATGTAGCTCAATTGGATAGAGCATCGGTCTTCGAAACCGAGGGTTGGGGGTTCGAATCCCTCCATCCGCACTTTCTTTCCCCCGGCTTTCTCTTAAAGCGGGGACTTGCCCGCAGGCGAAGCAGGCCCGCTTGCAGGATAAACGCATATGGTTCAGCCTGGTCGTTGGTGTCCTATTCATCGCCAATCTTGTTGTAGACGTTCGCCGTCCGCAGCGACTCGCATCGCTCTCTTATTTCCGTCGGTATCGATCTCGAACACACTCAGCCAAAAAACGCGAATTTGATCTTCATTAAAATAATTGGCCTAAAATTTTAATGGCCCCGAAGTCATTAAAATGAGTGGCGTGTTTCGTGCTTAAGCCGTTTGGTAAAAATGAGTTAAGCCTTAAAGTGGCATTCCCGTATGCCAGCCGCAGTTCTCGTTGCGGCTTTTGCCTTCGCTCAACCGCTCTGTTTCCGCAGCACGAATACCGCATCGGACAACTGATCATCCAGCGGAACCGGATCGTCGATGTCGTAGTTGAAGTCGTACGTCTCGCACAGCTCTAGCTCAGGGACCTTGGCCAGCAGACTGAGAAACTGTTTGTGGGTGTAGAGACGATAGTCGTACTCGGATTGCAACTTTCGATCCCGCTGGCCGCTCTTCACGCGTAGGTTGAAGCGGATGCGTTCGAGTCGCTTGCGGCGATTGAAATCGACGACGCGCAGCGTCAGCGTCACTTTGGTTTGACCATGCCGAGCGGTCGATCGCTCGGTACAGTCGGGATCGGCGTCGAGTGGGATCAGATGAAAGCCAAGCAGGAAGATTCCCCCCGGCTGAAGCGCTGTCGCAACTTGTTGCAAATGGGCCAGCGCGGCTTTCTCGGTGGTCAGGTGGCGAAACGTATTGACCAAATTGACGACGCAATCGACCGGCTCGGCCAGCCTAAAGTCGGTCATATCGCCCACAAAAACTTTCCCTGGCAGGTTGCGACGTCGCAAGCGTTGTTGCACGTAGCGAACGGACGGTTGGCTTCGATCGAATCCGACGACCTGGTAGCCGCGTTTGGCCAGTTCGACCATCAAACGACCTCCACCGCAGCCAGGCTCCAGGACGGTTTGCAGCGGAATTTGCGCGTATTTTTCGGCGGCCGACTCCACAAAGTCGGCTTCAAATAACGTTTCGTCGCGAAACGCGAGGTCCCAATACTGCGGATAATCGTAGCACTCGGCCGAGGATCGCCTATTCGGCTTCTTCATCCTCACCGCCGCTCGATTCGATATTTTGCTCTAGGCGAATCGCCAGACGAACCAGATCGGGGACGTTGTCGACGCCCATCTTTTTGAAGACGTTATGGCGCCGCGCTTCGACGGTTCGCAAACTGACATCCAAACGGCGAGCGATCACTTTATTCGCTTTGCCTTGGACCATCAGTTTCATGACGTCCTTTTCCCCTTCGGTGCAGGTTTGGAAGAGCTTTTCGGCCTCTTCCTTGTCGATATCTTCGGCGCGCCATTTGGCGTCGAGTCCAATCGCCTCATTCACCGCATCGACAATTTCTTGTTCTTTGCACGGCTTTTCCAGAAAAGTTACGGCGCCGTTACGCATTGCACGGACCGTTGTTTGGGTATTGGCGTGCGCCGTAATCAAAATGACCGGGATCCGGTAGCCGACCGTTAGTAGGCGCTCTTGCAGTTCCACTCCACTCAGACCGAGCATGCGAACGTCGGTAATGACGCAGCCGCACCGATCGGCGGAAAAGGTGGCGAGAAACTCTTCGGCTGACGAAAACTGCTCGGTCTTTAATCCCAGCGAATCAATCAGCATTCCGATCGATTCGCGTGCGGCTGGATCGTCATCAATGATGAACACGGTTGGTGTCGAGGGCATTTTCTACTTCCGTACCTTCAGTTGCGATCGGCAATGTAAAACGGAACTCCGCCCCTTCGCTGGACGGCTGGCACCAAATCTTACCGCCATGAAGCTCGATGATCGAGCGTGAAATTGCTAAACCCATTCCCATTCCGCCATCTTTCGTCGTGCGGAACGCTTCAAAAATGTCGACTTCGCCTGGGAGACCGGGCCCCGAATCTCGCACGCCAAACTCGATCATCTCCTCTTTGACTTGCGCGCTAACGTAGACGATCCGGTGCCCCGGCACCGATTTCATCGCTTCACAGGCGTTCGTGATCAGGTTGATCAAAACCTGTTGAATCTGAATCGCATCCACGTCGACCGTCGGCATATGTTCCGGCACATCGTACCGTACGAACACGTCGTTGTCCCGAATCATGGGGGCGATTAGCTCGACCGAATCATGGATCAATTCGCGGACTTCACGATTCTCCAACTTCGGCTCGGTGCGGCTGGCGAAATTGCGCAAACGGCGAATGATTTCGCCGGCGCGGGTCGCCTGATCCACGATGCGGCCAATGCAATGGGCGATATTCTGTTCGCGATCCTCGCGCTCCGATTTTAACAGATTGGCGCAGGTGCTGCCGTAGTTTGAAATCGCATAGAGCGGCTGATTTACTTCGTGCGCAATGCCGGCCACAATTTCCCCCAACGTGCTAAGACGAGCGACGTGGGCGAGTTCCATGTTGCGCCGACGCAATTCGTCATCGGCCCTTATTTTTTCCGAAATGTCATTCACCACGCCGACGACATGCGTCGCGATTCCTTTTTCGTCACGAACCGGCGCGATGGAGATTTCACACCAACCGAATTCTCCTCCGGCGCGAGCCAGACGAAGGGTCTCTTGCATTGCGATTCCTCGACGAAGTCCGCTTTGCAACTGCCGCAGCTGTTCGGCTTCGCGCGGATCCGCCAGGAAGAAATCCAGACTCTCTCCTTCTAACTTGCCAGGCGCGACGCCGAGCATCGCCTCGAGGGCCGGATTGCCATATACGATTTGCGGTTCGATTTCGGATAGGCCGACAATGAAGACTCCATTGGTCGCCGACGCGATCGCCCGATCGCGAACTCGCAGCGCAAGTTCGGCCCGCTTGCGCTCGGTGATGTCGAGAAAGACGATCTGGCAAGCAGGATTGCCATGATAATCGATCGGCGTTCCGGCGACCGAAACGTCGATAATGCCGCCGTCAACGCGCTGCATGTGCTGTTCGACCGCCATCGTCGACTGGCCGGCGTACAGCAGCGCAATCCGTCCGCGAACAAATTCACGCTCGTCCGGCACAATAAAATCTTCGATCGGGCGTCCAATGAGATCGCTATCGGTGTTGGCGCCTAGACACTCGACCGCTTTCTCGTTGGCCAGCACGACTTTTTCCATGCTATGGACCAATATCGGCACCGGTGAATTGTCGACCAACGCTCGATAGCGTCGTTCGCTGTTGCGCAGCGCCAATTCGGCGTCTCGCTTGTCGCAGATCAATTGCCATTGGCGTATAGCGCGTTCGGCGATGCGGGGCAGTTCGGAGAAGAAATGCTCAGTCTTCACCACATAATCAATCGCGCCGCGTTTCAGCGCCTCGACCGCTGTGCGCTCGTCGCCGTAGCTGGTCATCACGACGATCGGAAACTGCTGGTCTTCAGGGCGACGATGCGACAACATCTCCACTCCGCGACCGTCGGGCAGCATGTTGTCGACCAACGCCAAATCAGGACAGCGTTGGGCGATTTCGGCTCGCGCCTCCGCTAGTGACGCGGCGATAACTACCTCGAATTGCGTAGAGAACGTGTTAAACGCCCGACTCATCAGAATCGCATGAGAACGTTCATCTTCGATGATCAAGATGCGGTATTCGTCGGGCACAAGTCTTACCTCTGACAACGAGATTCCGTCTAACGCCGTTTGGGCGGTTCGTTCCAAACCAACCAATAGAAACCGAGATCACTCAACATTTTGGAGAACTCGACAAAGTCGATTGGTTTCACTAAGTAGCTGTTTACATGGTGGCCATAGGCCTGATTGACGTCGGCCTCCGCGTCGCTGGTCGTCAATACCACGACCGGAATGCTGGCGGTCGAAGGATTTTTTTTGATCTCGTTTAAAACGTGTAGGCCGTCATATTTCGGCAGGCGTAAATCAAGCAGAACCAGATCAGGAAGCGTATCGACGTTTTGATATTGGCCGATTTGAAACATGTACTCCAAGGCCGACTCGCCGTTGTCGACATGGACGATCTCGTTGGCGACGGCATGCTCGCGAAAGCTCCGCATGACAAGCTTCGCGTGCGCGGCGTTGTCTTCGACCAACAATACTTTAATGGGTCGTCCTTGCATCGTTTGCTTAACCTAACGTAGCGGTCGATATCAATGAAGAACTGGGATCGCGCGGAATGCGAAAACAAAAGCAGGCACCCTTCACGGGATTCGGCTCTACCCAGATTTCTCCTTGATGGAATTCAATGATTCGCTTGGCGATTGCAAGTCCGATCCCCGTGCCGTCTGAATGGGGATCGAGCTTTTCAAACAAGCCAAAGATTTTTTCTCGAAAGTGTGCCGGGATACCGGGACCATTGTCCCGCACCCAACAGGTCGTGTTGTTTTTATCGGAGGACAACTGAATTGTGACGCGCGGATCGTCCACTTCCGCATATTTTATCGCATTTTCGACAAGATTTTGCAGGACTTCCTGTAAACGTACCCGGTCTCCGAAAAATTGGCTATCGTCGCAAGAGACCGAGATGTTGACCTGCTTTTCGGCGATTGTACCGGCTAAAAACGTTAAAACCGCGTCGATCAGCCGTCGCCCATCGACATATCCATTCGGATTGCAGACGCGGCCAATCCGCGAAAGTTCTAACAGATCGTCTAACAAGTCCTTCATTTTTTCGGCGGCGTCGCTGATGATCTGCATATCTTCTTCGACCGCTGGCATATCGCTTCGTTCAATATCTTGGGCCAGCGCCCCTAGAAATCCCTTGATCGTTATGAGCGGAGATTTGAGGTCATGCGAAACGGTATAGGTAAATCTCTCTAGTTCGGTATTTTTCGCCTCCAACGTCGTGATCAACGTTTCGCGTTCTTTTACCGCTAGACGTGATTCGGTGACGTCCACAACCGTCGAAAGGGCCAAGGTTCGACCGCCGACGTAGTAGGGAACTCCAATCACGTGGGCGTAAAAAATACCTCCCCCTTTGCGCACGCCGATCGCCGCAGACTCAAAGCGATTGCCTTGGCCGATTGTCTCTAAAAAATCTTGAAATACTGGGTGACTGTCAGGATGGATAAAATCTTGCGGCTTCATCCCCATCATTTCTTCGCGCGTGTACCCATGCAAGCGGCACGCGGTTGGATTTACATCCACGAGCGTCCCATCTAGCGCATAGATAAAGAAGCCGTTGACGGCGGCTTCAAAGATCGCTCGATAGCGTTCTTCGTTTTCGAGTACGAATCGTTCCGTCTCTTTTCGGGTTGTGATATCGACCATCGCGCCGGCCAGACGGACCGCTTCGCCATCTTCATTCCACACGCCGTCGCCCGACATGCGAAACCAACGATACTCGCCCGACGTGACGCGAAAGCGGCATTCGGCGTCAAACTTTCCCTCTCGAGCCAAAAATTTGCCGAACATCGCTTCGACGCGCGACAGATCCTCGGGATGAAGCCACTCTCGCATGGTGGCTCGGGACGGCGCTTCACTGCCGAGCGGCAAGCCAAACAGCTCAAACATGCGATCCGACCAAAAAAAGCGATTCTCCTGGATTTCCCATTCCCAGATCCCTTGTTGGGCTCCGCTGACCGCCAATTGAAATCGATCCTCGCTCGCTTTCAGAGCGCGCTCCACCTGATAGGCTTCAGTGACATCATCAATCACTAGGACGGCGCCGTCAAAATTACCTTGTTCATCTTGCAACGGGGCGCCGTTAATATGCAAAACGCGGCGGTCTCCTGGTTCGCGCTCGAGAATGTAGCGAATGCCATGGACCGGGGCGTTGGTCCGTTTCACGATCGCGTAAGCGGTGTCGTTTGCGATATCAAGCGGCTGGCCGTTGAGATTAATACGACGCCAGGCCGGCTCCTGAAAAATGTCCCCGTTAAGCTTGAGGGCAAGCAGTT
The nucleotide sequence above comes from Blastopirellula sp. J2-11. Encoded proteins:
- a CDS encoding SAM-dependent methyltransferase, with product MKKPNRRSSAECYDYPQYWDLAFRDETLFEADFVESAAEKYAQIPLQTVLEPGCGGGRLMVELAKRGYQVVGFDRSQPSVRYVQQRLRRRNLPGKVFVGDMTDFRLAEPVDCVVNLVNTFRHLTTEKAALAHLQQVATALQPGGIFLLGFHLIPLDADPDCTERSTARHGQTKVTLTLRVVDFNRRKRLERIRFNLRVKSGQRDRKLQSEYDYRLYTHKQFLSLLAKVPELELCETYDFNYDIDDPVPLDDQLSDAVFVLRKQSG
- a CDS encoding response regulator transcription factor, with protein sequence MPSTPTVFIIDDDPAARESIGMLIDSLGLKTEQFSSAEEFLATFSADRCGCVITDVRMLGLSGVELQERLLTVGYRIPVILITAHANTQTTVRAMRNGAVTFLEKPCKEQEIVDAVNEAIGLDAKWRAEDIDKEEAEKLFQTCTEGEKDVMKLMVQGKANKVIARRLDVSLRTVEARRHNVFKKMGVDNVPDLVRLAIRLEQNIESSGGEDEEAE
- a CDS encoding PAS domain S-box protein, which codes for MPDEYRILIIEDERSHAILMSRAFNTFSTQFEVVIAASLAEARAEIAQRCPDLALVDNMLPDGRGVEMLSHRRPEDQQFPIVVMTSYGDERTAVEALKRGAIDYVVKTEHFFSELPRIAERAIRQWQLICDKRDAELALRNSERRYRALVDNSPVPILVHSMEKVVLANEKAVECLGANTDSDLIGRPIEDFIVPDEREFVRGRIALLYAGQSTMAVEQHMQRVDGGIIDVSVAGTPIDYHGNPACQIVFLDITERKRAELALRVRDRAIASATNGVFIVGLSEIEPQIVYGNPALEAMLGVAPGKLEGESLDFFLADPREAEQLRQLQSGLRRGIAMQETLRLARAGGEFGWCEISIAPVRDEKGIATHVVGVVNDISEKIRADDELRRRNMELAHVARLSTLGEIVAGIAHEVNQPLYAISNYGSTCANLLKSEREDREQNIAHCIGRIVDQATRAGEIIRRLRNFASRTEPKLENREVRELIHDSVELIAPMIRDNDVFVRYDVPEHMPTVDVDAIQIQQVLINLITNACEAMKSVPGHRIVYVSAQVKEEMIEFGVRDSGPGLPGEVDIFEAFRTTKDGGMGMGLAISRSIIELHGGKIWCQPSSEGAEFRFTLPIATEGTEVENALDTNRVHH
- a CDS encoding response regulator, coding for MQGRPIKVLLVEDNAAHAKLVMRSFREHAVANEIVHVDNGESALEYMFQIGQYQNVDTLPDLVLLDLRLPKYDGLHVLNEIKKNPSTASIPVVVLTTSDAEADVNQAYGHHVNSYLVKPIDFVEFSKMLSDLGFYWLVWNEPPKRR
- a CDS encoding PAS domain S-box protein gives rise to the protein MPLLRKYLLLGIVPALVAVGLTMLLNYVMTRSLVLEEIEQVQQTELHLQITRIEGFFQSYVARLKAISAAAEIQGGNREEILPYLLRQRKSLGDQIAGMYYDELNGDVYGVDGTQFNVSDREYFARVLAGETVISRLLQSRGSGKNIVLVLVPTFDFAGKQIGAVGLTILETHLVQYIETADVSHQAKLLLIDSEGSVIAGNLNSPSTQLVNRSSITDANGDSNTVVIGEVNVTGWSLALIYPDETTYLPIFRRLRWAQLGGAAIGLAVAIALGLLFTNRALSPLKKIAAAHARFAQGDKSVRLPDADLHEFAPLAQSFNDLARRLADAELDREKHLTDVEASESRFRALFAAAADALFLVDANAKIINVNDEACRSLGYTREELLKLHSDDIEVKWKRDQIVDLHTTIVDNTSTAPLQGRHRRKDGTEFPVEVRIGRFVENGQSLFIAIVRNVEQRMQHEEMIRREKATLDRVMQASVAAITIIDADDVTRFANPRAVELLALKLNGDIFQEPAWRRINLNGQPLDIANDTAYAIVKRTNAPVHGIRYILEREPGDRRVLHINGAPLQDEQGNFDGAVLVIDDVTEAYQVERALKASEDRFQLAVSGAQQGIWEWEIQENRFFWSDRMFELFGLPLGSEAPSRATMREWLHPEDLSRVEAMFGKFLAREGKFDAECRFRVTSGEYRWFRMSGDGVWNEDGEAVRLAGAMVDITTRKETERFVLENEERYRAIFEAAVNGFFIYALDGTLVDVNPTACRLHGYTREEMMGMKPQDFIHPDSHPVFQDFLETIGQGNRFESAAIGVRKGGGIFYAHVIGVPYYVGGRTLALSTVVDVTESRLAVKERETLITTLEAKNTELERFTYTVSHDLKSPLITIKGFLGALAQDIERSDMPAVEEDMQIISDAAEKMKDLLDDLLELSRIGRVCNPNGYVDGRRLIDAVLTFLAGTIAEKQVNISVSCDDSQFFGDRVRLQEVLQNLVENAIKYAEVDDPRVTIQLSSDKNNTTCWVRDNGPGIPAHFREKIFGLFEKLDPHSDGTGIGLAIAKRIIEFHQGEIWVEPNPVKGACFCFRIPRDPSSSLISTATLG